Part of the Choloepus didactylus isolate mChoDid1 chromosome 10, mChoDid1.pri, whole genome shotgun sequence genome is shown below.
GGAGTCCAACACAGGGACCAGTGTGACACCGGCCTTCGGGAGATTGCTCCCAGTTCAGGCCTCGGGCTCAGCGCCTGCAGCACCCACTCGCACCTGCTGACTGCACCCCGCTTCTCCTGGGCCCCCGACTTCCCGGTGCCACCAACCTCATTTCCCGCGCTTCCGCTCTGTGGAACTGGGAACCTGGCCGCACCGAGACAGGCCGCCGGGCGGGTGGGAGGGACCAAGTGGGCGGGAAAGGGGGTTACATCCAGGTTGCGGGGTCTCTTCCGTCCCCTACTTATTTATTTTCCGAGGGCtcctgggaggaggggagggtgggaggcCGCGGAGGGAGGGCGGGGAGGAGGCTGGGGGCGGCGGCTCCCGGGAGCCGCGGGGAGCCGGCGGGTGCGGAGGTGTCGCGGGACGCTCCGCCCGCCAGCCCCGGGGTCGGGGTCTCCGCCGGGCGGGAGGCGCCATGCAGCGTAAGGCGGGGGGCGCGGGGCGAAGAGGGACGGGGCGCGCAGAGGGCGGGCGGCGGCGCGGCGCGAACAGCTTTTGCCCGATGCGGGCTCCCGCGGCCGCACGGCAGAGGCGCTGTCCGGGCCCCGGTGCTGAAATCCCGCCGCGCGGGGCCCTGTCCGACCGCCCAGGGCTGTGCGCGCGCCCTCGCTGCCCCGCGGCCGCCGGCCGGGGACGGGGACCCCAGGCACGCGCGCGGGGCCCGTCTCTCCGCACCGGGGCCGCGGTTTTGCCCGACGCGGGACGTCGGCCTCTGCGGTTTTCCCGCCGCCTCAGGGGCGCGGCTGAGCCGGGTTCTGTCTGTTCCACGGAGAGGAAACCTCTTCTCACGCGCGTCCTCCTGCTCCCGAGGGAGGGACGCCCGGGAGGCGAGcatgggtgtgagtgtgtgtgtgtaagatttGTGTAGACTTCAAATCCATCCAGCTCCAGTTTTCCATCCTCCTGGAggccattttaaaattaactggGCGTCGCACCCCTCCAGCACCCGGGAAAGCCCCTTCTAGATGCTGCGGCTCCCACGGGCACCCACGAACACTCCCCCAGCCTGAACCGCCCCAGGGGTCTGCAGTCGGGGAGCAGACCCAACGAGAACCTGGGTTCGAGAGACGGGCACTGGGGAGCTAACCAGCTACCATGTGCTCGGGGTGCAAGCTTGAGGGCGAGGGTGGTGAATTCTCAAGTCCAGCCCGCTCACAGATGCCCCCGCTGCTGCCCAATGTCGGGAAGACCTGAGTGCAGGCAGGACCCCCTCTCTGGCCGCCATGATGCTAAATTGTGCAAAGTAGTCAGGGCATCGGGCGGTGGGTGCCCACATGTGCCCGGCCTCCGGGCGTTGGGAACGACCCGTTTTCATGTTGGGAACGACTGGTTTTCTGTCTTGGCGCCGGGAGCAGAGCCCCTGCGCCAGGTTTTCATTTGCGCTTAATGTAGGCTTTGCGGGTGGCTGCCGTGTGCTCCCAGGCACATGTCCGAGCGCACTTCAGTGTTTCTTCCCTTTGGTGCGGGCCGGGCGTAGGAAGCGGGGCTGTGGCACTCCCCACCCTCGGGGAGCCAGGAAGCCCCTCGAGCAGGCTGGGCGGGGGCTGCCAGGAGGGGAGGCAGCCAGGCCGGGCTAGGGGGTGAGTGCAGCCGCATCCCGCCCCGCCGTGCCTGTGACCCTGGCGGCTCCTCGCGCCCGCAGAGCTCCCGCTGTGCGCCGGCTGTGACCAGCACATCCTGGACCGCTTCATCCTCAAGGCCCTGGACCGCCACTGGCACAGCAAGTGCCTCAAGTGCAGCGACTGCCACACGCCGCTGGCCGAGCGCTGCTTCAGCCGCGGGGAGAGCGTCTATTGCAAGGACGACTTCTTCAAGTGAGCTGGGGGCACCGTGGGGGTGGGTGCAGGCGGGACTGGGCTCCACTGGAGGAAAGGAGGCCTGGGGGTGCGGCCACACCAAGGGAACCCCCTCCCCAACAACCAAGTCCAGAGGCCCCTGGAAACCTCCATCTCAGGCCAATTCCGGACCTCTGCCACCCAGGCCGGCACACCTGGAGGTCTCTGCAGGTGGCTGGGCCCAGGCTGGGACATCGgcaaatattatttgaaaataaaataatttaatatattttgtaagTCATGGAAGAaatcgttaaaaaaaaaaaaagaaagaaataaacccTGAAATTTATTGGACAGATATCCTGATAACCCACCTCTGTTTGTATGGCTCAGCCGGGAGCGCCCAGGCCTCTGGGGTCTCCCGCGGGCCCTGCCGTCCCGGGTTCACCTTCCCCCAGGCCAGAGCGGAGGGGCGGCTGTGCTCCGCGGGCCTCGGGCCGGGAGCTGAAGTCCCTTCTCGGGGCGCTCCGTGTGCGCCGAGCCGGCCCTGGAGCGGGAAGGGGCGCGCCGGGACTGCGGGGCGCGCGCCGCTCGGAACCCGCTCGGCGCGAAGGAGCCGCCGCGCTGAGCCGCCGCCGTGTCCCGCAGGCGCTTCGGGACCAAGTGCGCCGCGTGCCAGCTGGGCATCCCGCCCACGCAGGTGGTGCGCCGCGCCCAGGACTTCGTGTACCACCTGCACTGCTTCGCCTGCGTCGTGTGCAAGCGGCAGCTGGCCACGGGCGACGAGTTCTACCTCATGGAGGACAGCCGGCTCGTGTGCAAGGCGGACTACGAGACGGCCAAGCAGCGAGGTCAGTGGCACAGGGCGACGGTCGCCGCGgcggccacccccaccccacctcgcTTCCGCCCCTCCACAATGCGGCCGAGGCCAGTCCCGGCCCGGGCGCAGGCCGCTCCTTGCTCAGCGCCCCGGGAAGCCTCGGAGGGGCCCCGGTGGCGCGGACGTCGGCGCCTTCCCTTCGGGCTGCGGCGGGGGCGTCCCCGGGAAGCGGGGACCTCGGTGCGAGCGCAGGGGGCGGGTCTGCAGGATCCGGAAGCAACCCCGAATGCTGCCCGCGAAACCTCTAAACAAAGGGGAACCCGGGGAGGCCGCAGGGGCGCTCGCCAGTTGCGGGCCGAGGCCGGAGGAGGCGGGATCCGCTTAAACCCGCAGCGAGGACCCGCGTGCTCGCCCTGCGCGCCGCTGCCCCGACGCCCCCGCCCTCCGCGAAGCCGATCGGGCCCCCACGGGCGCGGCGGCGGGTCGGCCCCGGCTCCCGGGGGAGGAGAGGGCGCTGGGGCCCCGCCGTGGCCGCTCCCGGGGGCAGGAACCTGAGGGGCGCAGGGGCCGCCCGGCCTCACCCGCTCGCCCCGCGGCGCAGAGGCCGAGGCCACCGCCAAGCGGCCGCGCACGACCATCACGGCCAAGCAGCTAGAGACGCTGAAGAGCGCCTACAACACCTCGCCCAAGCCCGCGCGCCATGTGCGGGAGCAGCTCTCCTCCGAGACGGGCCTGGACATGCGCGTCGTGCAGGTCAGCGGCCCCGCCCGGGCCCTGGGGCGCCCCGCGGGCGGAAGGGGGTCCCTGCTCCCTGCCAGTCGCCAGCGGAGAGAGGCAGCCCCGGGTGGCCCAGCCCCGGCCCGTGGCGGCCGCTCAGCCCGCGCGCCTCCCCCAGGTGTGGTTCCAGAACCGTCGGGCCAAGGAAAAGAGACTGAAGAAGGACGCGGGCCGCCAGCGCTGGGGGCAGTATTTCCGCAACATGAAGCGCTCCCGCGGCAGCTCCAAGTCCGACAAGGACAGCGTGCAGGAGGAGGCCCAGGACAGCGACGCCGAGGTCTCCTTCACCGGTAGGGCAGCCCCAAGCCCTCCTTGCAGGTGCTACCCGCCCGCTGGCCCGCAGCCCCCATCTGCTCCTGCGCTGACCACGGACAAAGAACTGAGGCCTGGGTAGTTGCGGGGGCCTGGAAATCTGAACCCTGGAAGTCTCCCTGACAGAGAAATTGCATTTCTCGGCCCTGGTGCCTGCCCCAAGCTGAGTCTTGGGAACATGGCTAGGGCTTGACCACTCGGGGGGTGGCCGTCCCTCTGGCAAGTCCCTGTGACCCGTCCTCTCCTTAAACGGTACCTGCCAGGCTttctcctgggagaaaggcagCTCTTTGACCCCAACCGTTATAATACTTTTTAGGAGAGCAGGTAGCATGTTTCGGGGGTAAGTGATATTTTAGACGCCTGGGCTGCTTGGAGTCTGGGGGAGGATTCCACCGTCCCGTGTTTATTTCCTTCTGGGAGCCCACCACCCCACCTCGCAACACCTGAACTCAGAGAGTTTGTTGCACTAGCTCTCTTTAGCTGCACCAGGGCCTCAGGCTACTCACGCAGCCTTTCTGGGCCTCGATTTACCTTTCTGCAAAGTGGAGGTGGTGGTGTCTGTGCCGTCCTCTCTCCGGGCTGCCTTAGAGGTCTCCCTGGGTCTCCAGGACTCTTCCTGACCCTGGCTGGTTCCACCATCCTTAGACACCCGCTGGGGTGCAGGGCGGTGGCGGAGGGCAGCGGGGGTTCTCAGAGCCGGAGGGGCTTGTGAGCCGCAGGGCAGGCCCCCCAGCTGGGCCACAGAGCCCCCCACCAGCAGGAGAGGGACTGAGCGGCTTGGGATGGGGCGGAGGGGGCAGCCCTGAGCCACGCACTCTGCTTCCCTTGCAGACGAGCCCACTGTGGCCGAGATGGGCGCCGCCAACGGCCTCTACGGCAGCCTGGGGGAGCCCACCCTGGCCCTGGGCCGGCCCGCGGGAGCTCCTGGCGGCTTCCCACTGGAGCACGGAGGCCTGGCCCGGCCAGAGCAGTACCACGAGCTGCGCCCCGGCAGCCCCTACGGCGTGCCCCCGTCCCCCGCCGCCCTGCAGAGCCTccccggcccccagcccctcctgtcCAGCCTGGTGTACCCCGATGCCGGCTTGGGCCTCGTGCCCGCAGGGGCCCCGGGAGGGCCCCGGCCCATGAGGGTGCTGGCGGGGAATGGCCCCAGCTCTGACCTGTCCACGGGGAGCAGCGGGGGCTACCCCGACTTCCCAGCCAGCCCTGCCTCCTGGCTGGATGAGGTCGACCACGGCCAGTTCTGACCAAGGCTGCTGCTGGGCCGAGCATGGGACATGAGGGGACTCAGTGGTGGCGGGGCCCGGGGTGGGTGCCCAGCCTTGCCGTCTCCCGTCCCCAAGCCCTGGGGCTCCACGGAGAACAGGCGCCAGCGGCGGGTGGCCGGGCCCAGGCCGGCAGGGACTTGTGTCTGCAGAGCCGCCCGACAGCTGGGCCCCACGGCCCCTGTCTGCGTGGGCCTCACTCGCTGTCACAGGGCGGCCTGCCAATGCCACCTGCAAGCCGGCCACTCTCGAGCCTTGTTTTGTAAGCAGATCTTCCCCTTCACCAACCAGTTAACCGAGCTCTCAGGTCTGTCCGGAGACACGAAGCATCACTGCCCCCATCACTGCACTGGCCCTCGCCCCAGCCCAGGCCAGCACAGCCCTCAGCTGGAAACtgctttaatttctaaaattaaaaataagaattgtgCTTTCATTTCATGGGCTCGATATGTCTTTCTGTCGTGTAAAAGCCCCTGACCCCGCAGTTCAAGCCACAGGTCAGCCTTGTGTGTCCAGGCCGGAGGCAGCAGCTGGGGTGCAGAGGGGATCCCTTGTCCGTCCCGGTAGCTGCCAGAAACGACGGGGTCACCAAGTTCCCAGCTGAGGACCTGCTCTCTCCAGGCGTCTGGGGGCTCCTGCCACTAgctccctcctccccagggctCTCCCCTGCCCCAACAGCCCACCACCCTGGGGAGGAGACAGAACTTCCCAGGGTCTCTCCTCCCTGATCAATACTTGGAGCCCATCCAGTGCCCCCTCTGAGAGCCCCAGCCTCCGTTTGCAGCCCCTCCCCCAAAGCCACAGCAGCCCTCAGCCGCCCAGCTCCTTCCCACTGAGGTCCCCGGTCTGCCACCAACAGCCCACCCTCCCTGTCTGGGCTGGCCCTGCCTGCCGGGAGGGTCCCCCCACTGGACGAGGCAGGGCCGGGGGGCTCATCTGAGCCTGCCCCACCTCTGCCACCAGGTGCATAGAAGTGTTTCAGGGAGATGCTGGGGACCCCTGCCCCAGACACAAAGGCCCATGTATAAGTTGAACCCACTCCCATAAACCCAAATCTCAATCTACCTGTTGGTTTTGTGAATGTCTagtgtcttttatttattctctggtgATCACCTCTTTCCAAGACTTCAATAAATTTGTCACCGCCAATGGCAGGTCAGTGTCTTCAGTGAGGCCGGCGGGGATGCAGGCCGGGGGTGCGGGGCGGCCTTTGGAGGTTGAGAGGCCCCTGGTTCCTTGCCTAGGCATGGCACCTGGTGTGGGGTCCGGCTCCCTGTGCCCCTGGGTCTTGGGCAAATTTCTGAGCGTGGGGGAAGATGTGGGAGGCCAGAGTGTCAGCCCATGATGGTGTGGGAGGGGCGCGCACGCTGGCCCTGGGAGAGGGACCGAGGAAACCCAGGGCTCGGCAGAGGCCAGGAGGGGATGGCTCGAGTCGGCTGGTCAAGAGGTTCAGGGCACTCGCCCTGGGGCCTTTTCCGCTTGGAATCCGAATCCCAGTCCCCGCTGTCTGCTAACTCGCTGTGTGGCTCTGGGCAGGCTAGATGACCCGTCCCAAGTGGAGGCAGTGGTCACGGCCACCTCGAAGGGGAGATGGATGCCGAAGCACTGAAGGTGCTGGGGATGGGGAGCTGCAGGGGTCCCTCAGCCCGAGGAGTGGGGCTGGGAGCAGATGGGGATGGAGGCAGCAGTGGGGCAGAGGCGCGGGTGGGGGTCCTGCTCCTCAGTGGGGAGGGGAGACGGTCggctgggggaaggggacagGAGAGCAGCTTTCCCTGGGGAAGaccctcaggggcagggagggCCCAGTGATGGGGGGTCACTATCCTGAAGGCAAGCCCGCTGCTCTGTGCTGGGGTGGGAGCTCCCTtcgtcaccaccaccaccaccaccaccaagttcGGGGGATGGCCACactcttttctctccaagctgAGTCCCCTACTGCTCTCGTGCCCCTCCCGTCCCATCTCACAGAGGAGGAAGCCGAGAcccaggcaagaaaaaggaaggggagcCCCCCCCCAGACCTGGCATTGATGGGGGCAGGTGAAAGGGCCCCAGGCACACACCCCGGCAAGCAACAGCAGCGCAGGAAATCCGGACGCCTCGGGA
Proteins encoded:
- the LHX3 gene encoding LIM/homeobox protein Lhx3; translated protein: MLLEAELECDRERPGVPAATAVCTLSGTRELPLCAGCDQHILDRFILKALDRHWHSKCLKCSDCHTPLAERCFSRGESVYCKDDFFKRFGTKCAACQLGIPPTQVVRRAQDFVYHLHCFACVVCKRQLATGDEFYLMEDSRLVCKADYETAKQREAEATAKRPRTTITAKQLETLKSAYNTSPKPARHVREQLSSETGLDMRVVQVWFQNRRAKEKRLKKDAGRQRWGQYFRNMKRSRGSSKSDKDSVQEEAQDSDAEVSFTDEPTVAEMGAANGLYGSLGEPTLALGRPAGAPGGFPLEHGGLARPEQYHELRPGSPYGVPPSPAALQSLPGPQPLLSSLVYPDAGLGLVPAGAPGGPRPMRVLAGNGPSSDLSTGSSGGYPDFPASPASWLDEVDHGQF